One Candidatus Desulfatibia profunda genomic window carries:
- a CDS encoding inositol-3-phosphate synthase has protein sequence MRKINIAIAGVGNCASSLVQGIHYYKDKDSRDAIGLMHWEIGGYTPADIQVVAAFDIDRRKVGRDVNEAIFSGSNCATVFCPDLPKSGISVRMGRILDGFSDHMKAYEDKYTFLPANEPEPDQEEVINILKESDTQIFLNYLPVGSEEATRFYAECALEAGVAFINNIPVFIASSPQWAKRFKEKNIPLIGDDIKSQMGATIIHRTLTDLFKKRGVKLERTYQLNTGGNTDFLNMLNRHRLASKKKSKTEAVQSVAARRLDSENIHIGPSDYVPWQKDNKVCFIRMEGKLFGDVPMNLELRLSVEDSPNSAGVAIDSIRCAKLALDRGEGGVLAGPSAYFCKHPPRQFTDNEAFHVTENYIHKSQDKVREMSDYREREEGHVISTQK, from the coding sequence ATGCGTAAAATAAATATTGCGATTGCCGGCGTGGGAAATTGCGCAAGTTCGCTGGTTCAAGGTATCCATTACTATAAAGACAAAGATTCCCGGGATGCAATTGGCCTGATGCACTGGGAGATCGGAGGGTATACGCCGGCAGATATCCAGGTCGTTGCGGCCTTTGATATTGACCGGCGCAAGGTCGGCCGGGATGTCAATGAAGCCATTTTTTCAGGATCCAACTGTGCAACGGTTTTTTGCCCTGATCTTCCGAAATCAGGGATTAGCGTCCGTATGGGCAGAATCTTGGACGGCTTTTCCGACCATATGAAAGCATATGAAGATAAATATACGTTCCTGCCGGCGAACGAGCCGGAACCTGACCAAGAAGAAGTAATCAACATCTTAAAGGAAAGCGATACACAAATTTTTCTAAATTATTTGCCGGTAGGCTCCGAAGAAGCCACCCGGTTTTATGCCGAATGTGCCCTGGAGGCAGGTGTTGCTTTCATCAATAACATTCCGGTGTTTATCGCCAGCAGCCCGCAGTGGGCCAAACGCTTCAAGGAAAAGAATATCCCCCTTATCGGTGATGATATCAAGTCTCAAATGGGGGCTACTATCATCCACCGGACCTTGACCGATCTGTTCAAGAAACGCGGCGTAAAGCTGGAGCGGACCTATCAGTTGAATACCGGCGGCAATACCGATTTTCTGAATATGCTCAACCGACACCGTCTGGCTTCAAAGAAAAAGTCCAAGACCGAAGCGGTCCAGTCTGTAGCCGCCCGGCGGCTGGACAGTGAAAATATCCATATCGGTCCCAGTGACTACGTGCCCTGGCAGAAGGACAATAAGGTTTGCTTTATTCGCATGGAAGGCAAACTGTTCGGAGACGTTCCCATGAATTTGGAATTGCGCCTTTCCGTTGAGGATTCCCCCAACTCGGCCGGGGTTGCCATAGATTCGATCCGATGTGCCAAGCTGGCACTCGACCGGGGTGAAGGCGGCGTGCTGGCGGGACCGTCTGCGTATTTCTGCAAACACCCGCCGCGCCAGTTTACCGATAATGAGGCCTTTCACGTGACGGAAAATTATATTCATAAAAGTCAGGATAAAGTGCGCGAAATGTCTGATTACCGGGAGCGGGAGGAAGGGCACGTAATTTCAACCCAGAAATGA
- a CDS encoding (Fe-S)-binding protein gives MPGIKTLTTLMRQLEDQLAACMRCGMCQAVCPLFAETGREADVARGKLALLEGLMREMFKNPKGVYERLNKCLLCGSCAANCPSGVNALEIFIKARAILTGCMGLSPAKKLILRGMLSRPEIFDRMVEWGSKFQKILTRPASELLGTSCARFVSPLLKDRHFVPLAPVPFHRMMPALDSNPGRSGIKAAFFVGCLIDKMFPRVAASVIDVFNYHGVGIYMPEGQGCCGIPAISSGDMLTFNRLVRHHLKLFDPDKFDYLITACATCTATIRKLWPLMVQDELGNIKARVEKIAAKTLDVCQFLVTSIGLHTGEFEERAEAVDVTYHDPCHLKKSLGVFNEPRALIRANPGYRFKEMPESDWCCGLGGSFSLQHYDISASIGRRKCDHIRATGCSVVATGCPACMLQISDMLSKSGEKIAIKHPVEIYAASLRNSSNPDIS, from the coding sequence ATGCCCGGCATCAAAACGTTGACAACGCTTATGCGACAACTGGAAGATCAGCTTGCGGCCTGCATGCGCTGCGGGATGTGCCAGGCGGTCTGCCCGCTGTTTGCGGAAACCGGCCGCGAGGCCGATGTGGCCCGGGGGAAACTGGCCCTGCTGGAAGGGCTGATGCGGGAAATGTTTAAAAACCCAAAAGGGGTATATGAACGTCTGAACAAGTGCCTCTTGTGCGGGTCCTGCGCGGCCAATTGCCCCAGCGGCGTGAATGCTCTGGAAATTTTCATCAAAGCCCGTGCGATCCTGACCGGCTGCATGGGGCTCTCACCGGCCAAAAAACTCATTTTGAGGGGAATGCTGTCGCGCCCTGAAATTTTCGACCGGATGGTCGAGTGGGGCTCAAAATTCCAGAAAATTCTCACACGGCCGGCCAGTGAACTTCTCGGTACCTCCTGCGCCCGCTTTGTTTCACCATTACTGAAAGACCGGCATTTTGTGCCCCTGGCGCCGGTGCCGTTTCATCGTATGATGCCGGCGCTGGATTCAAACCCGGGCCGTTCCGGCATCAAAGCCGCCTTTTTCGTCGGATGTCTCATCGATAAAATGTTTCCCCGCGTGGCCGCAAGCGTTATCGATGTTTTCAATTATCACGGTGTCGGAATTTACATGCCCGAAGGTCAGGGCTGTTGCGGAATTCCGGCGATTTCCTCCGGAGATATGCTGACCTTTAACCGTCTGGTTCGCCATCATCTGAAATTGTTCGATCCTGACAAATTTGACTATCTGATAACAGCGTGCGCCACCTGTACGGCAACGATTCGGAAACTGTGGCCGCTGATGGTTCAGGATGAACTCGGCAATATCAAGGCACGTGTCGAAAAAATTGCGGCAAAGACCCTGGATGTCTGTCAGTTCCTGGTAACAAGCATCGGCCTGCACACGGGTGAATTTGAGGAGCGGGCGGAGGCCGTCGATGTCACCTATCATGATCCCTGTCATCTGAAAAAATCGTTGGGCGTGTTTAACGAACCCAGGGCGCTCATCCGCGCCAACCCGGGATACCGCTTCAAGGAAATGCCGGAGTCGGACTGGTGCTGTGGCCTGGGAGGCAGCTTTAGTTTGCAACATTATGACATTTCGGCCAGCATCGGAAGACGCAAATGCGACCATATCAGGGCAACCGGATGTTCGGTCGTAGCAACCGGCTGCCCGGCCTGCATGCTGCAGATTTCAGATATGCTTTCAAAGTCAGGCGAAAAAATTGCGATCAAACATCCGGTGGAAATCTATGCGGCCTCATTGCGCAATTCCTCTAACCCGGATATTTCATAA
- a CDS encoding DNA methylase, translating into MPKPPLRLQTTTLWDYPSGHYKRSMEPKKPYEGATPAYIIWNLLSRYTKPKDLIVDPMCGSGTTIDVARDLKRRALGYDINPVRKDIFRADARKLPLEDEKADFVFIDPPYSDHIKYSGLKECIGELNAQSKAYYQAMHSVIKEIYRILHHDRYMALYVSDSYKKNKPFIPIGFRLFSILNELFTPIDIIAVTRHNVSMYRTDWHKASVEHNYFLRGFNYLFIMYKPSVKRKEHGVPDRRDIMEKEKQIKDLIHMP; encoded by the coding sequence ATGCCAAAACCACCTTTACGTCTTCAGACAACAACATTATGGGATTACCCATCTGGGCATTATAAAAGATCCATGGAACCGAAAAAGCCTTATGAAGGCGCTACCCCTGCCTATATCATCTGGAATCTTTTATCACGTTATACGAAACCCAAAGACCTGATTGTGGACCCCATGTGCGGCAGCGGAACTACAATCGACGTTGCCCGCGATTTAAAGCGCAGGGCTCTTGGTTACGATATCAACCCTGTCCGCAAAGATATCTTTCGTGCAGACGCCAGAAAGCTCCCGCTCGAGGATGAAAAAGCGGATTTCGTATTTATAGATCCGCCGTACTCAGATCACATAAAGTACTCGGGTTTAAAGGAATGCATCGGTGAACTAAACGCTCAAAGCAAAGCGTACTATCAAGCAATGCATTCGGTAATTAAAGAGATTTACCGCATACTGCACCATGATAGATACATGGCCCTTTATGTTTCCGATTCCTATAAAAAGAACAAGCCCTTTATACCCATAGGTTTCAGACTGTTTTCGATCCTTAATGAACTCTTTACGCCAATTGATATTATTGCAGTTACGCGGCATAACGTGAGCATGTATCGAACCGACTGGCATAAAGCTTCTGTCGAGCACAATTACTTTTTGCGCGGTTTTAACTACCTCTTTATAATGTATAAACCATCTGTTAAAAGAAAAGAACATGGAGTCCCTGATAGGAGGGATATCATGGAAAAGGAGAAGCAAATAAAAGATTTAATACATATGCCATAA
- a CDS encoding tetratricopeptide repeat protein, with amino-acid sequence MEKGDWKGAIKGFERAIHWHPALPQPYSNMGLCYAKLGKRQAALAAFKKALEIDPKYEPAIINKDATEQLNDGQCLSGDVKTTRYYGQNQRRR; translated from the coding sequence ATGGAAAAGGGTGATTGGAAAGGAGCCATCAAGGGATTTGAACGCGCTATACACTGGCACCCGGCTTTGCCTCAGCCATACAGTAATATGGGTCTCTGCTATGCTAAGCTGGGGAAAAGACAGGCTGCTCTCGCGGCTTTTAAAAAAGCGCTTGAAATCGACCCGAAATATGAACCGGCCATCATCAACAAAGATGCAACGGAGCAGCTAAACGATGGCCAATGCCTGTCGGGCGATGTGAAAACCACACGCTATTATGGACAAAACCAAAGACGTCGTTAA
- a CDS encoding tetratricopeptide repeat protein: MTSPEYNEYRALLKKGRHIEAANLAEMEYLQGNRNNPFWLTRQAAALSRAGRYEQAYSVAEQALALQPANPYGLLAKAEALSGLGRIEEALSYYQEIIDDAKLSLVAQKGMLYGLSELKQWERILQLLAQWQMPPATCWPYKVKALIGFHRLDEAMEACYRWLELQPDNRQGLWALTELEIQRDGLEAVITKMGRLAKIDSRPPIYKEIYASLCRRAGRPELALKQYEKLTQSGADPRILRQQAFALKKAGKDSEVIPMLEELLRLNPEDYFLHSSYISACKQSRQLDRALKFYENLIELHPQEKPLYGRIKAVQKLLGVEK; this comes from the coding sequence ATGACGTCTCCTGAATATAACGAATACAGGGCATTGCTCAAAAAGGGACGGCATATCGAAGCCGCCAATCTGGCCGAAATGGAATACCTGCAAGGCAATCGCAACAACCCGTTCTGGCTGACCCGGCAGGCGGCGGCCCTTTCACGGGCCGGCAGGTACGAACAGGCATACAGTGTCGCCGAACAGGCCCTTGCGCTTCAGCCTGCCAACCCGTATGGCCTGCTTGCGAAGGCCGAAGCCCTCAGCGGACTCGGTCGTATAGAGGAAGCACTTTCATACTACCAGGAGATTATCGATGATGCGAAATTGTCGCTGGTAGCCCAAAAAGGGATGCTGTATGGTCTTTCCGAGCTGAAGCAGTGGGAGCGGATCCTTCAGCTTTTGGCGCAGTGGCAAATGCCGCCGGCAACTTGCTGGCCGTATAAGGTCAAAGCCTTGATCGGGTTCCATCGTCTGGATGAGGCCATGGAGGCCTGTTACCGCTGGCTTGAACTGCAACCGGACAATCGCCAAGGGCTGTGGGCCCTGACCGAGCTCGAGATCCAGCGTGATGGTCTCGAAGCGGTTATCACAAAAATGGGACGACTTGCCAAAATCGACTCGCGGCCGCCGATTTATAAAGAAATTTACGCATCCCTGTGCCGGCGAGCCGGCCGGCCCGAACTGGCCCTAAAACAGTACGAAAAACTGACGCAGTCCGGGGCAGACCCCAGAATTCTGCGGCAGCAGGCCTTTGCCCTGAAAAAAGCAGGCAAAGATTCGGAAGTCATCCCCATGCTGGAAGAATTGTTAAGACTCAACCCCGAGGACTATTTTCTTCATTCCAGCTACATTTCCGCCTGCAAACAAAGCCGGCAGCTTGACAGGGCCTTGAAGTTCTACGAAAATTTAATTGAATTGCATCCGCAAGAAAAACCTCTCTATGGCCGCATCAAAGCGGTACAAAAGCTGCTGGGAGTTGAAAAATGA
- a CDS encoding response regulator, with protein sequence MEKKRILIVDDEKPVRLLLAKALGSQGYEITVVKNGVEAINQIEKKLYDLIITDYMMPQMDGLELTCRIKARYPFMPILVVSGKAPVQDLLKNGATACIMKPIGIYDLRCIVKTILNQGKMD encoded by the coding sequence ATGGAAAAAAAGAGGATCCTTATAGTAGATGATGAAAAACCTGTAAGACTTTTACTTGCCAAGGCTCTAGGGTCTCAGGGTTACGAAATAACCGTGGTGAAAAATGGCGTCGAGGCGATCAACCAGATTGAAAAAAAGCTCTATGATCTAATTATCACCGACTACATGATGCCCCAAATGGATGGGCTTGAGTTAACGTGTAGGATAAAAGCGAGATACCCATTCATGCCTATCCTTGTCGTCAGCGGCAAGGCACCTGTCCAAGATCTTCTAAAAAATGGGGCTACAGCCTGTATCATGAAACCAATTGGGATTTACGATCTGCGATGCATAGTCAAAACCATCTTAAATCAGGGTAAAATGGACTAA
- a CDS encoding helix-turn-helix domain-containing protein: protein MIDQKIGEKIRQLRKNWGLSQGELAEKIGISFQQVQKYEKGSTRISVMRLQQISELLGVDITSFFEQGRSLPKVSDFSLEYTSGEELRETLLPHNKEEITLIKLFRKTKNRKVREGIIKQLRGVVELENRKPESSLP, encoded by the coding sequence TTGATCGACCAAAAAATCGGAGAAAAAATTAGGCAATTAAGAAAGAACTGGGGGCTTTCTCAGGGTGAGCTGGCTGAAAAAATAGGGATATCATTTCAGCAAGTTCAAAAATATGAGAAAGGCTCAACCCGAATTTCTGTCATGCGTTTGCAACAAATCTCGGAGCTTCTTGGCGTTGATATTACTTCCTTTTTTGAGCAAGGCAGAAGCCTTCCGAAGGTTTCAGATTTTAGTTTAGAATATACATCCGGAGAAGAGCTACGTGAAACCCTTCTGCCTCATAATAAGGAGGAAATTACGCTCATCAAGCTATTTCGCAAGACAAAAAATAGAAAAGTTAGAGAGGGTATTATAAAACAATTAAGAGGCGTTGTTGAATTGGAAAACCGGAAACCGGAATCGTCCCTCCCCTAA
- the radC gene encoding DNA repair protein RadC, translating into MKPIKELPSFDRPREKLAAKGAKALSDIELLATLLGSGVKGKGVFKISHAILRELDNHKETIDIKTLVSIEGVGFAKACQIVAAFEFARRRLLKESTFVRKAEDILPLISYIADKKQEYFLCISLSGANEVIGNRIVTVGLLNTNQVHPREVFADAISDRAASIILAHNHPSGILTPSADDVATTRQLVDAGNIIGISVLDHIIVTKNGFLSFKEKGLM; encoded by the coding sequence TTGAAACCTATTAAAGAGCTTCCCAGTTTTGACAGACCACGAGAAAAACTGGCTGCCAAAGGAGCCAAAGCTCTTTCAGATATAGAACTGCTCGCAACTCTCCTTGGAAGCGGTGTAAAGGGCAAGGGTGTTTTTAAAATATCACATGCCATTTTACGAGAGCTTGATAACCATAAAGAAACGATAGATATAAAGACCCTTGTTTCGATAGAAGGTGTTGGTTTTGCCAAGGCATGCCAGATTGTGGCTGCCTTTGAATTTGCAAGGCGGAGACTGTTAAAGGAAAGTACTTTCGTCAGGAAAGCAGAAGACATCTTGCCGCTCATTTCATATATTGCCGATAAAAAGCAGGAATATTTCCTTTGTATCTCTTTGAGCGGAGCAAATGAGGTTATCGGAAACAGGATTGTTACAGTAGGTCTTCTGAATACGAACCAGGTTCATCCGCGAGAAGTATTTGCAGATGCAATATCGGACCGGGCTGCCAGCATTATCCTCGCTCACAACCACCCGTCAGGCATACTTACTCCCAGCGCTGACGATGTCGCGACAACGCGACAATTGGTGGATGCCGGCAATATTATTGGAATATCTGTCTTGGATCACATCATTGTCACCAAAAATGGCTTCCTGTCGTTCAAGGAAAAGGGCTTGATGTGA
- a CDS encoding HRDC domain-containing protein, translating into MKLSFTYIDTGSGLEKFTKSVEKSTAVAVDLEADSMYHFQEKVCLIQMATRTDGIVIDPIRIKDISLLKPLFSNSKIKKVFHGADYDVRSLYRDFGIQVNHLFDTQVACMFLGLKETGLDAVLHQRFNIRLDKKYQKKDWSKRPLTQEMMAYAVADVMSLIPLAEILEKELERKGRLYWVYEESEIISKVRPSCNEGHPLYLRFKGAGQIDRRGLGILEALLQFRVQVARQKDKPLFKIFPNNALLKVASEKPTAQASLTKANIFSPKQINMYGHTVIEIVNRILKTPANRLPVYPKKQSPRVDASVSKRIRALKAWRDSKARALDIDPGVFFSNHLIGAVAVCNPTDTKALKAIEEMKRWQRKEFGREIVSALRNLK; encoded by the coding sequence ATGAAATTGAGCTTCACATACATCGACACCGGATCCGGACTTGAAAAATTTACAAAATCCGTTGAAAAATCAACAGCCGTCGCCGTTGATCTGGAAGCTGATTCCATGTACCATTTTCAAGAAAAGGTCTGCCTGATTCAAATGGCTACCAGGACCGACGGCATCGTTATCGATCCCATCCGGATAAAAGACATATCTTTGCTGAAACCGCTTTTTTCCAATAGTAAAATCAAAAAAGTTTTTCACGGAGCCGACTACGATGTCCGCAGCCTTTACAGGGATTTTGGCATCCAGGTAAACCATCTTTTTGACACTCAGGTCGCATGCATGTTTTTAGGTCTCAAGGAAACCGGACTGGATGCGGTGCTTCATCAAAGGTTCAATATTCGCCTGGACAAGAAATATCAAAAGAAAGATTGGTCAAAACGCCCGTTGACGCAAGAGATGATGGCCTACGCCGTTGCTGACGTGATGTCTCTGATTCCCCTGGCGGAAATTCTCGAAAAAGAGCTTGAACGAAAAGGGCGGCTTTACTGGGTATATGAAGAGAGTGAAATCATCAGCAAGGTAAGGCCGTCTTGTAACGAGGGGCATCCATTATATCTTAGGTTCAAGGGCGCCGGGCAGATCGATCGCAGAGGTTTGGGCATTCTGGAAGCCTTGCTTCAGTTTCGGGTGCAGGTTGCCAGGCAAAAAGATAAGCCCCTGTTCAAAATCTTTCCGAACAACGCGCTGTTGAAGGTGGCATCGGAAAAGCCGACGGCCCAGGCAAGCTTGACAAAGGCCAACATATTCAGCCCAAAGCAGATCAACATGTATGGCCATACCGTTATCGAGATCGTAAACCGTATCCTGAAAACGCCTGCAAATAGACTGCCGGTGTATCCCAAAAAACAGTCGCCGCGGGTGGATGCTTCCGTTTCAAAACGGATCAGGGCCTTAAAGGCCTGGCGGGATTCAAAAGCCCGGGCCCTTGACATCGATCCCGGCGTTTTTTTCAGCAACCACCTTATCGGTGCTGTTGCCGTTTGCAACCCCACGGATACCAAAGCCCTTAAAGCAATCGAAGAAATGAAACGCTGGCAGCGCAAGGAATTCGGCCGGGAAATCGTGTCGGCTTTGAGAAATCTGAAATAG
- the thrS gene encoding threonine--tRNA ligase, whose protein sequence is MINITFPDGKIKGFENNPTGLEVANSISEGLARDCVALELNGKIVDLTTKIDRDADISLITTRDQEGLEIMRHSAAHVMADAILRLYKDAKLTIGPIVEDGFYYDIDMQPLSKDDFPRIEAEIEKIVKAKLTFERIEVSKSEAMEFYKNEPYKLEMISELQEGTISLYKHGDFTDLCRGPHVPHTGFVKAIKLTKVSGAYWRADPKKAQLQRIYGTAFFNKKELKEYLHFIEEAKRRNHRKIGEALDLFSFHDEAPGMPFFHPKGISIWNCLLDYWRLEHRAAGYVETKTPIMLQRSLWEKSGHWENYREHMYTSHVDEYEYAIKPMNCPGGMLLFGRRPHSYRELPVRAAEIGLVHRHELSGVLAGLFRVRAFHQDDAHIFMTPEQIEDEILGVLKLVQRIYSTFGLGFHLELSTRPEKSIGTDEQWEMTTQGLKAALNRYGRDYKINEGDGAFYGPKIDVHIKDALNRTWQCGTIQLDMSLPERFNLAYIDQNNQKQRPIMIHRVIYGSIERFFGILVEHFAGKFPLWMAPTQVALLAINDDLVPYTNQIKQTLENAGLRTEIDSRSESLNKKIRDAQLNNIPLILTIGNKEKESGTLSIRTLDGQVRFGISQESFLNKTREHIKNRKPDLLIFEDS, encoded by the coding sequence ATGATAAACATAACATTTCCTGATGGTAAGATAAAGGGTTTTGAAAATAACCCAACGGGTTTGGAAGTGGCCAACAGTATTTCCGAGGGTCTGGCGCGGGATTGCGTCGCTCTGGAACTCAACGGTAAGATTGTCGATTTAACTACGAAAATTGACCGGGACGCCGACATCAGCCTGATCACAACCCGGGATCAGGAAGGGCTTGAAATTATGCGCCACAGCGCAGCGCATGTCATGGCCGATGCTATTTTACGTCTTTACAAAGACGCCAAACTGACCATCGGCCCTATCGTTGAAGACGGCTTCTACTACGATATTGATATGCAGCCGCTGTCCAAAGACGATTTTCCCAGAATTGAGGCCGAAATTGAAAAAATCGTCAAGGCCAAACTGACCTTTGAGCGCATTGAGGTTTCAAAATCCGAAGCAATGGAATTTTACAAAAACGAGCCCTATAAACTGGAAATGATTTCAGAGCTTCAAGAGGGAACCATCTCCTTATACAAGCACGGCGACTTTACGGATTTGTGCCGCGGGCCGCACGTCCCCCATACCGGCTTTGTCAAGGCCATCAAACTGACAAAGGTATCCGGCGCTTATTGGCGGGCGGATCCGAAAAAGGCCCAACTCCAGCGGATATACGGCACGGCCTTTTTCAATAAAAAAGAACTGAAAGAATACCTCCATTTTATTGAAGAGGCCAAGAGGAGAAACCACCGCAAAATCGGTGAAGCCCTCGATCTTTTCAGCTTTCACGATGAAGCACCCGGAATGCCGTTTTTTCATCCCAAAGGAATCAGTATCTGGAACTGCCTGCTCGATTACTGGCGCCTTGAACACCGGGCGGCCGGCTATGTGGAAACAAAGACGCCGATCATGCTGCAGCGCAGTCTCTGGGAAAAGAGCGGTCATTGGGAAAATTACCGCGAACATATGTACACATCTCACGTTGACGAATATGAGTACGCCATTAAGCCCATGAACTGCCCGGGCGGAATGCTCCTGTTCGGCCGGAGGCCCCATTCCTACAGGGAACTTCCGGTTCGGGCTGCTGAAATCGGACTGGTACATCGCCACGAACTCAGCGGTGTGCTGGCCGGCCTCTTCCGGGTCCGGGCGTTTCATCAGGACGATGCCCATATTTTCATGACGCCCGAACAGATCGAAGATGAAATATTAGGGGTACTGAAACTGGTGCAACGGATTTACAGCACCTTTGGTCTCGGCTTTCATCTGGAACTTTCAACCCGTCCTGAAAAATCCATTGGAACGGACGAACAGTGGGAAATGACGACACAGGGTTTGAAAGCAGCGCTCAATAGGTATGGCAGAGACTATAAGATCAACGAGGGTGACGGTGCCTTTTACGGACCCAAGATCGACGTGCATATCAAAGATGCCCTCAACCGGACCTGGCAGTGCGGCACAATCCAACTGGACATGTCGCTGCCGGAACGGTTTAATCTTGCGTATATTGACCAAAACAATCAAAAACAGCGCCCGATCATGATCCACAGGGTGATTTACGGCTCCATCGAGCGTTTTTTTGGAATCCTGGTTGAACATTTTGCCGGCAAGTTTCCTCTGTGGATGGCACCGACTCAGGTCGCCTTGCTGGCCATCAACGATGATCTGGTCCCTTACACCAACCAGATTAAACAGACGCTTGAAAACGCCGGTCTGCGTACTGAAATCGACAGCCGATCAGAAAGCCTGAACAAAAAGATCCGTGACGCCCAGCTCAACAATATTCCGCTGATCCTGACCATCGGCAACAAGGAAAAAGAATCCGGAACCCTTTCTATACGAACTTTGGACGGCCAAGTCCGGTTCGGGATCAGCCAGGAAAGTTTTTTAAACAAGACGCGGGAGCATATCAAAAACAGAAAGCCGGATTTGCTAATATTTGAAGACTCATGA